The Salvelinus namaycush isolate Seneca chromosome 5, SaNama_1.0, whole genome shotgun sequence genome segment TCTCAATAACCAACAGATACATTCATCaaataatgttttatttcacTACTGAAGTTCATCATGGGAGTCCCATGTTCAACCATATAGCATCTCTCAGCTCTCCTATAGGATGGCTGATCCTTCTTTAACAGTTTTATCTACTTCTCCTAAAGCAGGTTCCTCAATGGCTGATGCACAGAATGAATGAGGCCCTGAGGGGATGAAGCCTTGAGTCTGCTCTGCGTGAGGAAGTGTATCTGCCAGAGGGATGAGTCTGCGAACTGTGTTTCAATCTCAGAATGTGGTGGTTGGATCTACTGGAGCTCATAGAGCAAGTCCTGAACAGTCACCGACAGCTCCTGAAAGGTGGGTCTCTCGTCCGCCTTCTGCCAGTCAATGCAAGAGGAGAGACAAGACATGAGGGTGAGGTAAACTGTTTTAGATTAGAAGCTGTCAAGCTGACATGTCCATTCCACTGACATTTATCTTTGAACCCCACTCATCTAGCCTGATCCCTGAACTGTGTTGTTTTGCAAACTTGGTTTGACAATGACCATGAAATTTGGCAAGACAGAatatacagatctgggaccaggcattATGCTGGCTACTTTATACTGTACGTACATCCAGCCAACAGCTGGTCATGATGGTGTAGACTCTGTCGTTGGCCAACTGGGGGCGATAGAGGCGATGGCCTCGGGACACCTGTTCCACTATCTCGTTGTTGTTTAACCGTTCGTAGGGAAGCCTCCCTAAGGTGTAGACCTCCCACATTAAGACCCCTATGGAGAGCAAGGTAACCTTgtcaatattttttaaatgatcagCAGAGGAATAAATAGTTAGTGAATAAAGGCTAAATAGCTGTAGCCTGTTCCCAGATCTGTTCGCTCTCGCCAACTCATATGGCCATTGGTGTGACAACAACCATACCGAGTTGACAAGACAGCTCAAACAGACCTGGGACCTGGATCTGAGGTAAGATAGGAGGCCTATACAAACCATAAGCCCAGATGTCTGACTTGCTGCTGAATTTACAGTAGAGCAGGACCTCAGGAGGAGACCAGCGCACTGGGAACTTGGAGCCTGCAGAGCTGGTGTACTCATCATCCAGGACATACCTGAAATGACAGGGAGAGTTGTCAACTTGTCATGAAAGTAGCTCGAATTACATAATATTGCTGTAAGAATCAACTATAGATTTGATTTATTTGTCAGGTATTTCTGCAGTGTGTGCTTTTTTGTAAAAGTTGCCAGATTCAAGTACAACAATCACAGTCGTTTACCTCGACAGTCCAAAGTCAGTGACTTTAATGGTCCCATTGGTATCTACCAAGCAGTTTCTTGCAGCCTGAGAAAAAGAACAGAGTATGTGTTATTTGGGCCCAGTATTGTTTAGTATAGGATAGTAGTAGTACCATGTCAGGATCAGACCTGCTGTGTCTTTCAAATACGTGAGCTGCACTTGATTTAGTTTGAACAATCAGTGTATAGTCCCAAAAGGGAGTCagtggaatagtcccaaaagtggaAATGGCAGAATCCAAGCTATTTGACTTATAAGTATGTGATGGAAATGTTTATCATGTGAAGAGACAGCCTTGAAAATGTTAATCTTGTCTTAGTGTCGTAAATAATCCTTGGTTCCTGCCTGTGCTTGGTAAAGATATGAGGGGAGGGGCGACATGACCTCCTCCTTAGGACCATCTGGCAGAACTCCCAGAATATGCTCTATAAGTTAAGATAGGAGACGGTGCCAGACACATGCAATCCTATGAACTATATCTATGCAACGTGTCTGTAACCAGTATATAAGGATCTAACAGGACTGCCCCAGGTAGAGCTCCTGATCGACATGTGTacttggtgcattgagttggttggaacctctccagcgcgcTGATAATAAACAATGaatcatttaagattgacttcgagtgtccctgtgtagaatttccacaacaattATAATATCTTACCAGATCTCTGTGGATGTACTGCTGAGCCTCCAGGTAGGCCATGCCCTCTGTGACGTCTTTACACATTTCCAGGAGCTGGACGGGGGATGGATGCTGCTTCAGCCCTTCCCGCAGATAGCTGAGTAGGCAGCCGTTGGAGAGGAACTCTGTGACAATGTAGATGGGCCTTTGTTTGGTGCACACGCCGTACAGCTGAACCAAGTTCTCGTGGCGGAGTTTCCTAGTTCAAGCGAAAAGAGACGAGATTAAGCATGtgttgtacatttacatttaagtcatttagcagacgctcttatccagagcgacttacaaattggaaagttcatacatattcatcctggtccccccttggggaatgaacccacaaccctggcgttgcaagcgccatgctctaccaactgagccacacgggaccattgTATGCCTATGTAGGTTAAATTGAGCAACACTGTTGTCTAAGGTTGCAAAATTCCgagaactttcaataaattccctgtttTTTTTTCTGGGAGGATTcccagaatcaggagggaataagcaggaaatccagaatcTTCCAATCTGGGTTTTTGGAAAACCAGGGTATTTATTGAATTTTACAATTTGACTGCCCCACATGAGGAGAATTTCAGCAGGGGACAAGGTAGAGCTGTTACCATATATGACTCTAAATACTGTACCTCTTGTCCACAGGAGGTAGctggcatcttaattggggaggacggcctcatggtaatgactggagcggaattagtggaatgctatcaaatacataaaaaacatggtttccatgtgtttgatgccattccattaactccgttccagccattattatgagccgtcctcctctcagcagcctccaaaGCTCTGGATATATCTCTACCTATGGATCTAGTCCCTATGGCTCTAGttacctagtcactttattatgtatgtgacaaatacgatttgatttacATCAGCACAAGTGCCTTAGGTGTAGCAGGTATGGTAGTAGGAGCTAGGGGTTGAAATTGAgcattaatttaatacatttcacCCCATAGTCCACTGACTGCACCCCTCTGAGATAGAAAGAGCTTTGCTTACATCATGACTTTGGCCTCCTCTATGAAGTCGTCTTCAGACATGGAGCCCTCCTTGATCATCTTGATGGCCACGTCATGCTGGCCCTGCCACTTCCCATACTTCACCACTCCAAACTGCCCGTTGCCCAGCTCCTTGATGAAGGTGAGGTGGCGTGGGTCAATCTCCCATACCCCTGGAGGACAAAACAACAAATTGAAGGAACACAACGTTTACTCATGTTAGCAATCAAGCTACAGATAGCATTTCTCAAAGTCACGTCATAAGGGTTTCTGTTACTGCACTAGTCTGGTCCCATATTGTATGTGCCACAACCAACTTTTCTATTGTTGTCAAGTGGTACAGCTACATATCTTCAGCCtgacaacacagacagagaggagttggCCAGAACACAAACAGACAGGACCAccaggctacagtatatacataataCTCTCTCAATAGAAATGTATTGAAAGAACACACTCACCGTAACCAAGCCCTGCTGTGGAAGGGGCATTTTTTGCACGACTTGACACAATGTATTTCAGCCTGCTGACCATACCTGGAATGGGACATGATGGACAATATATCTTAAATGCTGTATTTCATCATGATGAACCTGCACTGTTACACAGATGCATATGAAGTGATGTGTTGGGGTAGGGTTGCACATTTCCGGTTAGTTTCCCAAAATgtcctggttttccagaaatctcGGTTGGAAaattcctggaatcaggagggaataagaaGGAAATCTGGAaccctccaaccaggatttctggaaaacctgggaattttagGAGAGTTACTAGAATTTTGAAAACCTTAGTTGGGGTTAGTTGTACCTGCTGCATTGTGCTGGTGGTAGTTAATGAGGTCTGGGATGCTGCTGAAATTGTGCTTCTCTGCCAAGTAGAACTGGCCTTGTTGGGTGGTGCAGATGTTGTAGTGTCTGCAGTTACCCGCAGTCTCCCTAATGGGAACAGTGAGTAGTGTTTGGTTTGGTTTGAGTTAGGAGGGTTATGTTTGGTGTGAGTGAGGAGAGTTATGTTTGGTTTGAGTGAGGAGAGTTACTAGGTTGTGTTAAAGGGATAGGAATTTAAAGGGACACAACACTccaaaatcaaagtttgtcagatGCTTTTAGACCTCAAAAGTAGCCTAATACCATTGAATCTACATCCCACGCCCTTGGTTGTGTAGATCTAGTTATATGCCTCAACCCCAAATGAATGTAAAAGATAAGCACTGCAAACCTAGAAATTACATAGTTCTTATCTCTtttgtaaaatgtttttattgtgGTGTGTAGCTGGATCTTTGATATTGGAGTGTAATGTCTCTTTAATAGTTTTGTTTATTTTCATGGGCTGTGAATCTGAAAGTAACAACAAGATGCTCTGTTCACAGACACATTgattgcatccaaaatggcaccctattccctatatcttGCAAATTCAAGCGTGGACCTCGAAGCTAGTTCCACTGCTTTAAAAAAATGATTCCCATAAATCGGGgattgatttagacctgggactaatgttccctctaagctgcgtgcGGGCGCGCAGCTCCCCTCGGACTGCCACGCAGAAGAAACATAAACCTgcgcagagaagcacgagattgaactttaCTCAACCttctagagttttcccctttTTCCCCTTCTATCAACGTTTTGCTCTACTGTGAGAATTGTGCTCAAATCAATgtaatattagccactttcaatgtcaCATACCCAAACAAAATGAACTATGCAAGACTTAACTAACTGTTTAAGAGATTTTCTTGTAGGCAGAACGCCTTGTAGGCAGAACGCCTTGTAGGCAGAACGCCTTGTAGGCAGAGCGCATTGGAGTAGGATTcaattgcattgacaggcacaaCTCAGGCCTGTATTCTACACAGACCACTgcaccataaccaatcagagctgcagtaggcctatatgcaaatagccattgccatatggatctgtgccattcactttgaactggactgtgtttacagcgtGAGCAGTCaagagtagatgcgcttgttttgagatcaaagcgagagctgcatgtagccacctgtgcacatttgttcatattctttgctagtaagtgagttattagcccagttatagctaaTTTCTACTCAACAATGGTGGAGtagttgcttcctacaagagcacaaaatgtgtgcatttctagccatctttgaaaagcaagtcaggtcAATAGctttttttatgtcttaaaggggcagtgttgtattttggggcagtgttgtattttgagacaggcttgaataagctaagtagccaataggttgagggtagcataatttgtctgattctctgtaataatggtaacGGGAATAATAATGAatgctattttgtaaagtggtttcttgcatcaaacaacacaccATTTTCCATCACCTGTCTGAAGGACAAGatgataaacaggttaatgtcaagccctgcatgttttttcaaAACTCTCATTTCCATTTATGGTCTGTGTTTGACATTGCATCCaattcctatgtagtgcactactttagaccagagccatatggtcaCCACACattgctgctactgtaggctgaataaCAGAACAGATATTTCCTGTTCagatgttatgggatgcatttttctccatgttttttttaatggtaggccactctggtaggcctacattatgatcaaatagccacataGCCTACTTGGCCACAGTTAAAACtataacttaaagcgggtacagcctcagtgttcacagccTCAGTGCTCACAGTATATTACATTTGCTCAGTGCCAACATttttttgagggaacattgcCTGGGACACCAACAGTTTCAGGTAGAACATTTGAATACTCCTGCCATATATAGTGTGGTACTTTTGACCCAAGCCCTTTGAAAGGTTGTGCAGAAAGAATAATCCTGGTTTTGCATGGAGACATTTacatctctcttcctctgcagGCGGCTGTTTTCGCTTTCAATATCTACTGCTGAGCAGTTCTTCTTTTGACTTTCCATTTAGGGTCTGTGTTTGACATTGCATCCAAttcttatgtagtgcactactttagaccagagccatatggtcaaaagtagcgcactacatAGAGAATTGTGTACCATTTTGGACACATTCACAGTTTTGACTAGTGGATAGGCCTACACACaggatgcgtcccaaatagcaccccctgggctctggtcaaaagtattggaCCATAAAGGGAATagtttgccatttgggacgctgaCACAGTTAGCCATGCCCCGTCTGTCTGCCCTCGATAAACTCACCCGCCCTTGGTGAACACAGAAACGGTGTACTTCCCAGCTTTGCTTGAGTCTCGTACTAAGAAACCACCATCTTTGTTCTGGGAAAAGGAAAAAACAATAACCTCAATAGCAGAGGTATATACAAAGCAGAGGCAGTATTGCTTTGTGAATATCCCGTAGCAATGTTCTGTCATTCTAAGTTATTTGACAGATGATGGTGCCCATAGCTAAAATTGGTGCCCATAGCTAAAATTGGTGCCGATAGCTAATGGTATAAGGACCACAGATcaaaggaccacaatggaaataactTTTGTGTTATTCTCAATGATTTTCAATGCAGTGCATCCACTTGTGTTGCTGGTGTAAGCAAAGGAGAGGAACAGTGGTATGTcaactgatactgtatgttacagaTGTTTGTTTTTTCATTGAGATTACCTCTGTCTTCAACAGATTCTCTGCCTGGCTACGGTTCATGCTCTTGTAGTACCAGCTGGGAAAAAGAAAAGGTGAAATGTGCATGTTATAAACCACTATGGTTAACCTGACCTCATAGCAACGGGTATTAAAGCAGGTCACATGAGGCAGTATTCTTCTGAATCGTGTTAATTAGGCACTAAACGGAAGAAAACGgattgaaacagggagggactaccttgATTCATCCAATAAGAAATGCAAATTGTCGCATccagttgcaaaacgttttgaaaCGTTTTCTGTTGCGTGCCCCACTGAACACGGCCCTGCAGGGATTTAATGTGTTCGGAAGGTGTGGTGACTTGATACCTCATTATTTTTGGTTCCCACAGGATTAGAGAGGTGTAGGGTTTCATTTGTAATCCTATCATTGTAATGCAATGTTTAATAGTCAATGTTTTGTAGCAAGAGAATTCCATACTCACTCAAACTTTTCCAGTTCATTTCCAGCCTCCACAACGTAATTACTGGGAATGTATCCCTCCTTGCTGCAAAGGAAGGCCACACACAATCTCCTGATAAGTTAATGTACATTTAGTATGTTAAAGACACAGGGTGACGTTTTCATGCTGCACAACAGTTCACATCTGTGGAAAAACATACCTTAAAACTCAACATTTTAATCTAGCTGTGTGATTCAATTTAACACTTTTCCTCAACAATATGCATTATAAAAACATGATTATTTAACTGAGTTTAGTAATCTCAGCAATGCAATAACACACATTTCTGAAGAAAAGTATCAAATTAAATCACACTGCCAGATTAAAATGAGTTTTACTGTGTTTTGCATCATCACTATTTTGCATCATGAAAATGTCGCCCATAATGTATGAAAGGGATATGATTGTTATTCTTACTGCATGTTAAAACAACACACATATCATGAAAACAGTTTAAATGCACCTGTGACTTTAAGATACCAATGTACCTTAACCTTGGTATACTGCTCATATCACCAGTCCTCATCTCTATTCTTGGAAGCGTGTCATTGTTTTGTTACAGGGCCAAGGGTCGGTCAGGGCTTTTTCAATGTGTTTTTCTAGTGCTTTCTTGTTGATAGGTGTTATGTTTAAAATcgaggggcggcggactatgtattttgtaaataacagctggtgcacgatatctaaggaagtctcaaggttttgctcgcctgagttagtgtggcctacagcttatcatgaggtactctatctactgagagagttttcatctgtatttttcgtagctgtctacataccaccacataCTGagactggcactaagactgcactcaatgagctgtattccgccataagcaaacaggaaaacgctcatccagaggcggcgctcctagtgaccggggactttaatgtagggaaacttaaatcggtctcaccaaatttctatcagcatgttaaatgtgcaacaagagggaaaaaactctggactacctttactccacacacagagacgcatactaagctctccctcgccttccatttggcaagtatgaccataattctatcctcctgattcctgcttacaagcaaaaattaaagcaggaagcaccagtgactcgatcaattaaaaagtggtcagatgaagcagatgctaagctacaggactgttttgctagcagagactggaatatgttccgggattcccccgatggcattgaggagtacacaaaatcagtcattggcttcatcaataagtgcatcgatgacgttgtccccacagtgaacgtacatacataccccaaccagaagccatggattacaggcaacatccgcactgagctaaaggctagagcttccgctttcaaggagcgggactctaacccggaagcttataagaaatcccgctatgccctccgacgaaccatcaaacaggcaaagcgtcaatacaggactaagatcgaatcgtgcTACACCGGCTCTggcgcttgtcggatgtggcagggcttgcaaaccattacagactacaaagggaagcacagccgggCGAAGGGTCGGTCAGGGCTTTTTTAATGTGTTTTTCTTGTGCTTTCTTGTTGATAGGTGTTATGTTTTAGAAGTGTTCTTCCagcaaacacacagcccagcagGTAACATTCAACATCATAATGGTATCATTTCCAGGTTGTAAACTGGTTACATTTTACTGGTTGCTAAAAGACTTGTTCCTTTAAAAACAGTGTACAACCTGAACAACTTCACATAATATTATCATAATGATTGCAACCAAGTTTTGCCCACTGGGAGGCGAGTGCACAAAACGTTAAGACCATCTGCTCTTTctaggtaaaagctatgatcccttaatgatgtcacttgttaaatccacttcaatcagtgtggatgaagggaggagacaggttaaagaaggatgcttaagccttgagacaatggattgtgtgtgtgtgttccattcagagggtgaataggcaagacaaaagatttaagtgcctttgaacgaggtatggtagtaggtgccaggcaccaatttgtgtcaagaactgcaagactgctgggtttttcacactcaacagtttcccgtgtgtatcaagaattacccatcacccaaaggacatccagccaacttgacacaactgtgggaagcataggagtcaacatggaccttgtagagtccatgcccagacaaattaaggctgttctgagagcaaaagttgggcgttgcaactcaatattaggaaggtgttcctaatgtttggtatactcagtgtatgccAATCACTAGCAgttactcaattagcccatgtcagctaaaaaaGAAAAatattggtaaattagtctagttagtctagccagctattcaaacaggggccctgacctccaggggcccccattgattttgttagtcactctcactcagatatcatattagcATGGCGTGAGTCAAGGAAaagtgtgtagaattgcaggaaattagctttcaaACTGCAACACTTTCTccccaccccatggcaaaatgtgtagaattgcagggaatatactgtaaaactgcaaaaaacaTTGTTCTGTAAAGCAAAACTATTTGTTCACCTTCTTTTAATAAAATACCTTTTCTGGTAACAGATCCCTCTGTATGTATTAAATGTGAGTTCATGTGTAGTGGCTAATTGTATATctaataggctatgtgtttgtagatggactgaggtgaatgaagctaAAGTGATAATGGCTGGGGCCATTTTTTCTtctttttgctgttctccaaatagcattttaaaATGAGCATAAATTGTATAGAAATGCAGAAAATGAGCTTCAACTTTCTTAAACAACCCTTCCTCCATCTGTCTCTTCTCGatttcctctctgcctctctcacccGTATTTGTCCCTGGCCCTCCACCAGTTGGAGTCAGACATCTCCAGAATGATGTACTCCTCATCCTTCCTCAGCTCCAGATCCTGGGGCGTGGAGGGTGTGTACTCGTACTCAGCGACCACCGTCATGCCTGTGGTGAGAGCAGGCTCCTCGGGAGGCTGCGGAGGTAAAGGCCTCAAAGGTTTCTCCTGAAAAATGGGATGGGAGACAACATTGATAAAGACGGGTGATACTGTATATCCTTCCTGTATCAATCAGAAGTAGAGATACTGTAACTGAATGCAAGAGTGGCGAGAACATGTAAGACAGACCTCTTCTGGCGTAGGTGGAAGGGGTTTTCTGGATTGCCTCCGAGACCCCTTTGAAACCCCTATAAGTGAAAGGGAGTGCTTCATGTTTTGTTCTCTGTGACTACAATTTATGCTTCTCTGCCGTTACCTATAATACTTATTTCCTCAGTTACTTGTTTTCACTTCACGCCTGCAGGTACAAGTTTTAAAAGGTTATATAAGTATGTCTCTCTATGTATCAACATTTATACTGATACAAAATGGCTGGTATTAGTCTGGGGCATTATGAGATGATTATAAGACATCATAGATGCATTATAAGACATCATAGATGCATTATAAAGACATCATAAATGCATTATAAGACATCATCATCATACATCATACACATCTTTCAATGCATCAGAGCCATATATTGAGATATATCTGAATATATGGTTCTGCGATGCATTATAACGGCATCATAGTTCATTATACCCGCAAGCTTTAAGTAAAATGTTCCCATTTACTTCCTAGTTACATAAGCTGGTAGAGAACACATACTCTTTTTACTGCCAGTTTTATTGATGGCTTTCCCACCACATTACTGACCTACATTCTTGTTCTCCAGCACCCTGCAGCCCATAGCTTGTTTGACTTCCTGCTGGCAGCACTGCCACATGCCGTCCATCCAGAAGCATGGGTGGTACTTCTGCATCAGGTCCTTGTTGAAACGCACCACTTAACATGGCGGCACAGAATGTGGGACGACATTTACATTGGATCAACACTGGCAATTTGCATAGACACCTAGATCTGACTAAACAATGGGACTGGTAGATTATGGGCCGTAAGGAAATGTTTATGGTATCTCATGTCTCCCTTTGTCTATTCTTCGTCGGACACTTTAGTGTTAGGTGTATGATAATGCTGCATACTGACCATGCTTCAGCTTGTGGATCCACTGCTTTCGGACCTCGTCGCTCTTGGCGAATATGTAAAGTGGGCCCTCATCGTAGATTATCTGTGGTAAATTGGGGGATAGAGAAAAACAGCTGTTTCTTCAGTTGGTGAAGGGTAGTACCAGGTCAGGACGTACACATGAAAGCAATACAATAGTGTAGAAGTATCTATTTTATCACAACAATAGGGACGAAAACACTATTTTCTGAACCtgctctcagatctgtttgtgctatatAGCAAGCAATGACCATAGGTTACTGCTTTGGAGATAAATAAATGCCTGCTACATTAAGTTAGCTTATTGTGCTTCTGAGCCTTACTGCCACCCATCCCACAAACTCCTCCTTTAGGGGTATGCAAATATATTGGGTATTTCCTGTGTCTTTATTGCTGCTTAGTCACCATGTCTACTGTGGTGACACCTGCGCTGTTGTTGAAACCCTCAGTTCAGCTCGGTCTCCACTGTCAAGAGAGTCGTTTTCACTTCTTCTTATTGACTTTCAGCATGTTAACCATTTCTGCACTGCTGGGTAAATTAGTTTCTCTCTTGAGGTAGATTGACTTTCAGCATGTTAACCATCTCTGCACTGCTGGGTAAATTAGTTTCTCTCTTGAGGTAGATTGACTTTCAGCATGTTAACCATCTCTGCACTGCTGGGTAAATTAGTTTCTCTCTTGAGGTAGATTGACTTTCAGCATGTTAACCATCTCTGCACTGCTGGGTAAATTAGTTTCTCTCTTGAGGTAGATTGACTTTCAGCATGTTAACCA includes the following:
- the btk gene encoding tyrosine-protein kinase BTK isoform X1, whose amino-acid sequence is MSDNLLEEIFIKRSQQKKKTSPLNFKERLFILTQDKIAYYDYDLDKGKKKGLKGTVGIDKIKCVGTVQPEPSAPAERQYPFQIIYDEGPLYIFAKSDEVRKQWIHKLKHVVRFNKDLMQKYHPCFWMDGMWQCCQQEVKQAMGCRVLENKNVGVSKGSRRQSRKPLPPTPEEEKPLRPLPPQPPEEPALTTGMTVVAEYEYTPSTPQDLELRKDEEYIILEMSDSNWWRARDKYGKEGYIPSNYVVEAGNELEKFDWYYKSMNRSQAENLLKTENKDGGFLVRDSSKAGKYTVSVFTKGGETAGNCRHYNICTTQQGQFYLAEKHNFSSIPDLINYHQHNAAGMVSRLKYIVSSRAKNAPSTAGLGYGVWEIDPRHLTFIKELGNGQFGVVKYGKWQGQHDVAIKMIKEGSMSEDDFIEEAKVMMKLRHENLVQLYGVCTKQRPIYIVTEFLSNGCLLSYLREGLKQHPSPVQLLEMCKDVTEGMAYLEAQQYIHRDLAARNCLVDTNGTIKVTDFGLSRYVLDDEYTSSAGSKFPVRWSPPEVLLYCKFSSKSDIWAYGVLMWEVYTLGRLPYERLNNNEIVEQVSRGHRLYRPQLANDRVYTIMTSCWLDKADERPTFQELSVTVQDLLYELQ
- the btk gene encoding tyrosine-protein kinase BTK isoform X2 produces the protein MSDNLLEEIFIKRSQQKKKTSPLNFKERLFILTQDKIAYYDYDLDKGKKKGLKGTVGIDKIKCVGTVQPEPSAPAERQYPFQIIYDEGPLYIFAKSDEVRKQWIHKLKHVVRFNKDLMQKYHPCFWMDGMWQCCQQEVKQAMGCRVLENKNVGVSKGSRRQSRKPLPPTPEEEKPLRPLPPQPPEEPALTTGMTVVAEYEYTPSTPQDLELRKDEEYIILEMSDSNWWRARDKYGWYYKSMNRSQAENLLKTENKDGGFLVRDSSKAGKYTVSVFTKGGETAGNCRHYNICTTQQGQFYLAEKHNFSSIPDLINYHQHNAAGMVSRLKYIVSSRAKNAPSTAGLGYGVWEIDPRHLTFIKELGNGQFGVVKYGKWQGQHDVAIKMIKEGSMSEDDFIEEAKVMMKLRHENLVQLYGVCTKQRPIYIVTEFLSNGCLLSYLREGLKQHPSPVQLLEMCKDVTEGMAYLEAQQYIHRDLAARNCLVDTNGTIKVTDFGLSRYVLDDEYTSSAGSKFPVRWSPPEVLLYCKFSSKSDIWAYGVLMWEVYTLGRLPYERLNNNEIVEQVSRGHRLYRPQLANDRVYTIMTSCWLDKADERPTFQELSVTVQDLLYELQ